ttttaattttttaattcttttcaaGTGTGCAGTTTTATAGCCCAGTCAATTCTAAACTCACTTTGGAAAAGTGATTGGACTCCCAATATtcacattgatttttgaaaatttttgttttccgaacGTAGTTTGggattttcttctatttaaaaaaaatattcgcaCTTTGTTTGGAGAAAAATCTTAAACAACCTTCGAGAAAATATTGAAAGTTTAAAATGAATTGGGCTAAAAAGTGCATACATactcaaaaaagtttaaaaaacttcaagtaaaaagttggaaattttcgtaaaattatttccaattttttcgaaaacaatttttaaattattttttgttattgatattagagaaaaattacaaaatttgcataCCGTGATGGTCACTTGGAGATGTTTCTGAATTTTCATCAGTTAGCTTTTCAGAGCCTAAGTTTTgaaatcgaaatctccaacattcatacttcacaCTCAGCCGTATAAATGCTCCGCTGCACGCTTTGCCATTTGTGTATAAGTATTTCCTTTTTTGTTCCTATTCCTTTTATATATAATTAGGTACATATATATAGTCTATATTTATTATCCAAATTTTAGGGAATAATTTAAACTCTTTCAACGGAACTTGATCAGTGAGATTGGATATTCTAGTAGTGCATTATAAGCAGTCTTGAgttgttcactattatatcaattattagtgaacagcggaagcattTCTAATAATGCACTGCTGCAAAATCCAATATCACTGATCAAGTTCCGTTGAACAAGCCTAAAATTATTccacaaaatttttataaaaaaccaaGCCATAAAATTcacaaaagtttttttctttaaatatcaaaaatataaagcagattttgtttaataaaatccGATAAATACTTGCCACTTCTATTTTTCTATTCGCTGCTGTATGTTAGTACACAtaattattaatatatttatcaaATTTGCTTACCAACTTTTCATGCTATTTATGATACAGCGAaatatgcaaaacaaaattattttaattataagtaaattttaataaaatacaaaattttttcatACGTTTGCAAATTTGCCTTTTCATTATTTGCGATTGCCTCCAGACTggtttttacatttttgcattcATTTCCATCGTCAAGATAGGTAAATGTGTTGTCGGCTTGCACCGTGTCGAATAAGGTAATCAGTAAAGTAAATATTATTGCGTATAATAGACGACCCATCTTGCAAGAACGTTGAATTGAATGCATCTAAAAAGTTTGATTGGTAAGTTCGTTCGTGTTCTTGATAGCAATCGATGTGGTGTGGCATGGCATAATCCCAAGTGGCATAACTGCAAATTTTTTACTTGGGACTATGTCACTGGCCATGGGATGCCATAATACCAATCGGGATAATGTCACTCTTAAGCCtttaaagaagaaaatttaaattaattaaaattttgataaaccaaaatttttaacttttttaaattaaaaattttcaatttgaaataaatcacaaaaaaattttccgaGTATTACCAAATTCTGCACTCAAATTTTGTTAGAAATACCTTTGAGATAATGTTATTCTTACTTTGGATTATGTCAACCCCACTACAGTGTTATAAATCCGAAGCAAAAAACTTGTGGTTATATGAACGCAGTAGGTGTGACATAAGTCCAAGTAAAAAATTTGGCGCTTTGCCACTTGGGACTACTTCATATCACCAATCGCTGCTAATCTTATCAATACAATACAATAATTCAAGTGACTTACTGATTACAAAGCTTACTCATCAGTTAGAGTGCAGTTGTACCTATAATAAGAGCATATTATGAAAAATGTTCATAATGTTCGCACCGGGCTCCAGAACTTTATTTGTGTAAAATCAAAATTTTCGCCAGCAGACAGCATTTACACTCCGATCACAAAGCGAGTAGTGCCGGGGTTGATGACCGATACCAAAATTGAATAGGCGCGAAGACTTTCAGCTATGCTACTAATTTCAAGTAGAgcgatcgtggaatggcttaaaacaattttcgatgggtgcataaggctgaatcgtGTACCGCACTATTGTAGAACTGCTCGTGTAGGT
The DNA window shown above is from Eurosta solidaginis isolate ZX-2024a chromosome 2, ASM4086904v1, whole genome shotgun sequence and carries:
- the LOC137239697 gene encoding uncharacterized protein isoform X2, with translation MHSIQRSCKMGRLLYAIIFTLLITLFDTVQADNTFTYLDDGNECKNVKTSLEAIANNEKANLQTMKSWIDNFNTAIQQLTGRITQLQNDIEDLSKRSCTVQQGALNAKCEI